The Amaranthus tricolor chloroplast, complete genome genome has a window encoding:
- the ycf1 gene encoding hypothetical protein RF1 yields MIFQSFLLGNLVSLGMKIINSVVVVGLYYGFLTTFSIGPSYLFLLRSQVMEEGEEGTEKKVSATTGFIMGQLMMFISIYYTPLHLALGRPHTITVLALPYLLFHFFWNNHKHFFDYGSTSRNSMRNLSIQCVFLNNLIFQLFNYFILPSSTLARLVNIYMFRCNNKMLFVTSSFVGWLIGHILFMKWVGLVLVWIQQNHSIRSNKYLVSELRNSMARIFSILFFITCVYYLGRMPSPIFTKKLKETPETKESEEETEQEEEGFTEEDPSPSLFSEEKEDPDKIQIDEMEKIRVNGKDKTKDEFHLHLKEACYKNSPTSLEILKEEKKNFFGFEKSLLFLLFDYKRWNRPTRYIKNNRFENAVRNEMSQYFFYTCQNDGKQRISFTYPPSLSIFWEMIQRKISLDTTEKFLYDDELSNNWISTNEQKRNSLSNELNNRITVLDKDIFYIDVLDKKTRLCLENKIVN; encoded by the coding sequence ATGATTTTTCAATCTTTTCTACTAGGTAATCTAGTATCCTTAGGCATGAAGATAATCAATTCGGTCGTTGTGGTCGGACTCTATTATGGATTTCTGACCACATTCTCCATAGGGCCCTCTTATCTCTTCCTTCTCCGATCTCAGGTTATGGAAGAAGGAGAAGAAGGAACCGAGAAGAAGGTATCAGCAACAACTGGTTTTATTATGGGACAGCTCATGATGTTCATATCGATCTATTATACGCCTCTGCATCTAGCATTGGGTAGACCTCATACAATAACTGTCCTAGCTCTACCCTATCTTTTGTTTCATTTCTTCTGGAACAATCACAAACACTTTTTTGATTATGGATCTACTAGCAGAAATTCAATGCGTAATCTCAGCATTCAATGTGTATTCCTGAATAATCTCATTTTTCAATTATTCAACTATTTCATTTTACCAAGTTCAACGTTAGCCAGATTAGTCAACATTTATATGTTTCGATGCAACAACAAGATGTTATTTGTAACAAGTAGTTTTGTTGGTTGGTTAATTGGTCACATTTTATTCATGAAATGGGTTGGATTGGTATTAGTCTGGATACAGCAAAATCATTCTATTCGATCTAATAAGTACCTTGTGTCAGAATTGAGAAATTCTATGGCTCGAATCTTTAGTATTCTCTTCTTTATTACCTGTGTCTACTATTTAGGCAGAATGCCGTCACCTATTTTTACTAAAAAACTGAAAGAAACCCCAGAAACGAAAGAAAGTGAGGAAGAAACAGAACAGGAAGAAGAGGGATTCACCGAAGAAGATCCTTCTCCTTCCCTTTTTTCGGAAGAAAAGGAGGATCCGGACAAAATCCAAATCGATGAAATGGAAAAGATCCGAGTGAATGGAAAGGACAAAACAAAGGATGAATTCCACTTGCACTTAAAAGAAGCATGCTATAAAAATAGCCCAACTTCGTTAGAAATACTTAAAGAAGAAAAGAAAAACTTCTTCGGGTTTGAAAAATCCCTTCTTTTTCTTCTTTTCGACTATAAACGTTGGAATCGTCCAACGCGATATATAAAAAACAATCGATTTGAAAATGCGGTAAGAAATGAAATGTCACAATATTTTTTTTATACATGTCAAAATGATGGAAAACAAAGAATTTCTTTTACATATCCACCCAGTTTATCAATTTTCTGGGAAATGATACAAAGAAAGATTTCTTTGGATACAACAGAAAAATTCTTATATGATGATGAACTATCCAATAATTGGATTTCTACAAATGAACAAAAAAGAAACAGTTTAAGCAATGAATTAAATAATAGAATTACGGTTCTAGACAAAGACATTTTTTATATAGATGTACTCGATAAAAAAACAAGATTATGCTTAGAAAACAAAATAGTAAATTAA